One genomic segment of Hymenobacter psoromatis includes these proteins:
- a CDS encoding zinc-dependent alcohol dehydrogenase: MLAMEYRGPRRIRVTQKPMPEILHPEDAIVRVTRSCICGSDLHLYNGNVPDTRVGQTFGHEFTGVVEEIGSEVTKLKVGDNVLVPFNIACGKCIFCKQGLFGNCHEAAPQASAAGGFFGYSHITGGYNGGQAEYVRVPYANVSPTVIPPGMDLDDAVLLTDVVPTGYQAAEMGGIQTGDTVVVFGAGPVGIMAARCAWLFGAGRVIIIDKEDYRLEFARNYSKCEAYNFQEIGDPVLFIKKQTDWIGADVCIDAVGAEAAGNVLQTITGRKTLLQAGSATAVHWAINSVRKGGVVSIVGVYGPTDNLVPIGNVLNKGITIRANQTAVKRHLPRLIEHIQNGVLNPKGLITHRLALEDVADGYRMFSAKLDNCIKTVLIPSTAGM; the protein is encoded by the coding sequence ATGCTAGCTATGGAATATCGCGGCCCGAGACGAATTCGGGTCACCCAGAAGCCGATGCCCGAAATACTGCATCCCGAGGACGCCATTGTGCGGGTAACCCGGTCCTGCATTTGCGGCTCTGACCTACACCTCTACAACGGCAACGTGCCCGACACGCGCGTGGGCCAGACGTTCGGGCACGAGTTTACGGGTGTGGTCGAGGAAATAGGCTCGGAAGTAACCAAGCTCAAAGTGGGCGACAATGTGTTGGTGCCGTTCAACATAGCCTGTGGCAAGTGCATTTTCTGCAAGCAGGGCTTGTTTGGCAACTGCCACGAAGCAGCCCCACAAGCTTCGGCGGCCGGCGGTTTTTTTGGCTACTCCCACATTACGGGCGGCTACAACGGCGGGCAGGCCGAATACGTGCGGGTGCCCTACGCCAACGTGAGCCCCACGGTCATTCCGCCGGGCATGGACCTGGACGATGCCGTGCTGCTGACCGACGTGGTGCCCACCGGCTACCAGGCCGCTGAGATGGGCGGCATCCAGACCGGCGACACGGTGGTGGTATTTGGCGCGGGCCCCGTGGGCATTATGGCGGCGCGCTGCGCCTGGCTGTTTGGGGCCGGCCGCGTCATTATCATCGACAAAGAGGACTACCGGCTGGAATTCGCCCGCAATTACTCAAAGTGCGAGGCGTATAATTTTCAGGAAATAGGTGACCCAGTATTGTTTATCAAGAAGCAAACCGATTGGATTGGGGCCGACGTTTGCATTGATGCCGTGGGAGCCGAGGCCGCCGGCAACGTCCTGCAAACCATTACGGGCCGCAAAACGCTGCTGCAAGCCGGCTCGGCTACGGCCGTGCATTGGGCCATCAACTCGGTGCGCAAGGGCGGCGTGGTATCCATTGTGGGCGTGTATGGTCCCACCGATAACCTCGTGCCCATTGGCAACGTGCTGAACAAAGGCATCACCATCAGGGCCAACCAAACGGCCGTAAAGCGCCACTTGCCCCGCCTCATTGAGCACATCCAAAACGGCGTGCTTAACCCCAAGGGACTCATTACGCACCGCTTGGCACTGGAAGACGTGGCCGATGGCTACCGGATGTTCTCCGCCAAGCTCGACAACTGCATCAAAACCGTCCTCATTCCCTCTACTGCCGGGATGTAA
- a CDS encoding isocitrate/isopropylmalate dehydrogenase family protein, whose protein sequence is MHLVTLTPGDGIGPEITRAVLDIFAAAQVPVQWEEHNAGITTLESEGALLPQSLFDSLERTRVGLKGPITTPVGKGFRSVNITLRQKYDLYQNVRPVQTTEGITTPFKGIDLVLFRENTEGLYAGLEIMDERLGIADSISRITVVGCRKICRAAFAYAAKHGRQHVTMAHKGNILKSAGKLMLDACKEAAAEFPQVTFYDDRIIDNMCMQLVVKPQQFDVIVTTNLFGDILSDLCAGLVGGLGVVSGANIGDNMAIFEAVHGSAPDIAGQGKANPTALLRSALMMLEHLGEQEHAARIEHALNETLKIKEQCTGDLGGRASTREFTSFVIEKL, encoded by the coding sequence ATGCACCTCGTAACCCTCACGCCCGGCGATGGCATTGGTCCGGAAATTACGCGCGCTGTCCTCGATATTTTTGCCGCGGCGCAGGTGCCGGTGCAGTGGGAAGAGCATAACGCCGGCATCACAACGCTCGAAAGTGAGGGCGCGCTGCTGCCGCAGTCGTTGTTCGACTCGCTGGAGCGCACCCGCGTGGGTTTGAAAGGACCCATTACCACGCCGGTTGGCAAAGGCTTTCGCAGCGTCAATATCACGCTGCGCCAGAAGTATGACCTCTACCAGAACGTGCGCCCGGTGCAGACGACGGAGGGTATCACTACCCCCTTCAAAGGTATTGACCTAGTGTTGTTTCGGGAGAATACCGAGGGGCTGTACGCGGGCCTCGAAATCATGGACGAGCGCCTGGGTATTGCCGATTCCATTAGCCGCATAACGGTGGTGGGCTGCCGCAAGATTTGCCGCGCCGCCTTTGCCTACGCCGCCAAGCACGGCCGCCAGCACGTGACGATGGCCCATAAGGGCAACATTCTGAAGAGTGCCGGTAAGCTGATGCTCGACGCCTGCAAAGAAGCCGCCGCCGAGTTTCCGCAGGTCACTTTCTACGACGACCGTATTATTGACAACATGTGTATGCAGCTGGTAGTCAAGCCCCAGCAGTTCGACGTGATTGTGACGACTAACCTATTTGGCGACATTCTGTCGGACCTCTGCGCTGGGCTCGTGGGTGGGCTGGGGGTAGTAAGCGGGGCTAACATCGGCGATAACATGGCCATTTTTGAGGCCGTACACGGCTCGGCCCCCGACATTGCGGGCCAGGGCAAGGCCAACCCCACCGCCCTGTTGCGCTCGGCCCTGATGATGCTGGAGCACCTGGGCGAACAGGAGCACGCTGCCCGCATTGAGCACGCCCTGAACGAGACGCTCAAAATCAAGGAGCAGTGCACCGGCGACCTCGGCGGCCGGGCCTCCACGCGGGAGTTTACCAGCTTTGTCATAGAGAAACTGTAA
- a CDS encoding YtxH domain-containing protein has protein sequence MASKTTTGLLCFTGGALAGAAISLLYAPETGRETRSWLSYQLEKYRSVLADLTEGLVTGRDNAPSSAKSEGQRVIQDAKSKAEQLLGDVDQLISQINSRRTL, from the coding sequence ATGGCTAGCAAAACAACCACCGGACTGCTGTGCTTCACGGGCGGGGCCCTCGCTGGGGCCGCCATCAGCCTATTATACGCCCCCGAAACCGGCCGCGAAACCCGTTCGTGGCTCAGCTACCAGCTGGAAAAATACCGCTCGGTGCTCGCCGACCTTACCGAAGGGCTCGTGACGGGCCGCGACAACGCGCCCTCTTCGGCCAAGAGCGAAGGCCAACGCGTGATTCAGGATGCCAAAAGCAAGGCGGAGCAATTGCTCGGCGACGTAGACCAACTTATCAGTCAGATTAATTCGCGCCGCACGCTGTAA
- the yajC gene encoding preprotein translocase subunit YajC, translated as MTFLTLLLQAAAGGGIMQLVFPVAIGLVLYFFMIRPQQRKTADAKTFRESLVKGTRVVTIGGMHGTLVEVGPETVLLEVERGQRLRFDRSAVARVAGATTTADSPAIANS; from the coding sequence ATGACTTTTCTTACTCTTTTGCTTCAGGCTGCGGCCGGGGGCGGCATTATGCAGCTGGTTTTCCCGGTGGCCATTGGCTTGGTACTGTATTTCTTCATGATTCGGCCGCAGCAGCGCAAAACGGCGGATGCCAAGACGTTTCGCGAGTCGCTGGTGAAGGGCACCCGCGTGGTAACCATTGGCGGGATGCACGGTACGCTGGTGGAGGTAGGCCCCGAAACGGTGTTGCTCGAAGTAGAGCGCGGCCAGCGCCTGCGCTTCGACCGCAGCGCCGTAGCGCGGGTAGCCGGTGCCACGACGACCGCCGACAGCCCCGCCATCGCCAACAGCTAG
- a CDS encoding GyrI-like domain-containing protein, translating into MRFFLPLVLLLTALGLGIYAYLGGLRAPSVALETSPTPVLLAGQPYHGKADDARFGELFRAAKLRQDASPTPLPLANLYYNNPESVRDSIRAFVGLRVPDSAAALPAGWRYRVVPAGRRAVVARLNGVSFMLSPGKLYGAVEQGIKDRKLTKEPFYLEQFGPNEADELRIEVK; encoded by the coding sequence GTGCGTTTCTTCCTACCCCTCGTTCTGCTACTCACAGCCCTGGGTTTGGGCATTTATGCCTACCTGGGCGGCCTGCGTGCTCCCAGCGTGGCTCTCGAAACCAGCCCTACCCCCGTGCTGCTGGCCGGCCAGCCCTACCACGGCAAGGCCGACGATGCGCGTTTTGGTGAGCTATTTCGGGCGGCCAAGCTGCGCCAGGATGCCAGCCCTACCCCCCTGCCACTAGCCAACCTTTACTACAATAACCCCGAGTCGGTGCGCGATTCCATCCGGGCCTTCGTGGGCCTGCGCGTGCCCGACTCGGCTGCCGCGCTGCCCGCCGGCTGGCGCTACCGCGTGGTGCCGGCCGGCCGGCGCGCGGTGGTGGCGCGGCTGAATGGGGTCAGTTTTATGCTGTCCCCCGGTAAGCTCTACGGCGCGGTAGAGCAGGGTATTAAAGACCGTAAACTGACCAAAGAGCCATTTTACCTGGAGCAGTTCGGGCCGAATGAGGCGGATGAACTGCGGATAGAAGTGAAATAA
- a CDS encoding DUF1573 domain-containing protein yields MLRHAAYPLLLTATLLLGCNRDKTTEAGTQGMNADAAAADAKANPTIDNPNVASDTEAPNPNAPVLTFAESQFDFGDIQPDSKVHHTFKFTNTGKTPLLIADATASCGCTTPSWTKEPIAPGSTGEMEVQFDSRGKQGLISKQVSVRANTQPGITTIYIKGNIK; encoded by the coding sequence ATGCTACGCCACGCCGCCTACCCCCTCCTGCTCACGGCCACCCTGCTGCTGGGCTGCAACCGCGACAAAACTACCGAGGCAGGCACCCAGGGCATGAACGCCGACGCGGCCGCCGCCGATGCCAAGGCCAACCCCACTATCGACAACCCCAACGTAGCCAGCGATACCGAGGCCCCGAATCCTAATGCACCAGTGCTGACCTTCGCGGAAAGCCAGTTCGACTTTGGCGATATTCAGCCCGATAGCAAGGTGCACCACACGTTCAAGTTCACCAACACCGGCAAAACGCCGCTGCTTATCGCCGATGCTACGGCCAGCTGCGGCTGCACTACCCCCAGCTGGACCAAGGAGCCCATCGCGCCCGGCAGCACTGGCGAAATGGAAGTGCAGTTTGATAGCCGCGGCAAGCAAGGGCTCATCAGTAAGCAGGTAAGCGTGCGGGCCAATACCCAGCCCGGCATCACCACGATTTATATTAAAGGCAACATTAAATGA
- a CDS encoding ABC transporter ATP-binding protein has product MPTRALAAVNPHIFRYKWRFLGGVSFVILSTLLTIFPAQLVRYSFDLVNEGIDLYHLYAGTPAQADVYRLFGRNVLFYGMLIIALALLRGIFLFFMRQTLIVMSRLIENDQKNQIYQHYQSLPLSFYRRHSTGDLMSRISEDVGRVRMYLGPGIMYFLQLVVLFVLVVPLMLMVNVKLTVLTLLPLPVLSVAIFYINNLIERKSDEIQRALAAMTTFTQEAFSGIRVLKSFVRQEDSYAQFQVSTNEYKDKSLSLNFVNSLFFPLILFLVGISTIVTVWIGGQEVIRGTITTGSIAEFLIYVNLLTWPVTALGWTSSLVQRAEASQARINEFMDVHTDLVSRQNVEKPITGDIVFDHVSFTYPDTGIQALRDVSFRVQPGHTLAVIGNTGSGKSTIAALLCRLYDVSSGDIAIDGTDVRDYALTSLREQIGYVPQDVFLFSDSIRSNINFGLDQPDEEKMTQAARDADVYENIIRFPEGFDTRVGERGITLSGGQKQRVSMARALVKEPRILILDDSLSAVDTKTENAILNSLQRVMKDRTSLIISHRVSSVKLADEILVLDDGQIVQHGTHAALMAEANGLYRALYERQLQTEEPLVE; this is encoded by the coding sequence ATGCCCACCCGCGCTCTCGCCGCCGTTAATCCGCACATTTTTCGCTACAAATGGCGTTTCCTTGGCGGTGTCTCGTTCGTGATTCTGAGCACGCTGCTGACCATTTTCCCAGCCCAGCTGGTGCGCTATTCCTTCGATTTGGTGAACGAGGGAATTGACCTCTACCACCTCTATGCCGGCACCCCGGCCCAGGCCGACGTGTACCGGCTCTTTGGGCGCAACGTGCTGTTTTACGGCATGCTCATTATCGCGCTGGCGCTGCTGCGGGGCATTTTCCTGTTTTTCATGCGCCAGACGCTCATCGTGATGTCGCGGCTCATCGAAAACGACCAGAAAAACCAGATTTACCAGCACTACCAGTCACTGCCGCTCAGCTTCTACCGCCGCCACAGCACCGGCGACCTCATGTCGCGCATCTCCGAAGACGTGGGCCGCGTGCGGATGTACCTGGGGCCGGGCATCATGTATTTTTTGCAGCTGGTGGTGCTCTTCGTGCTGGTAGTGCCGCTCATGCTGATGGTCAATGTCAAGCTGACGGTGCTCACGCTCCTACCCCTGCCGGTGCTGTCGGTCGCCATTTTCTACATCAATAATCTGATTGAGCGCAAATCGGACGAGATTCAGCGGGCGCTGGCGGCCATGACAACCTTCACGCAGGAGGCTTTTTCGGGCATTCGGGTGCTCAAGTCCTTTGTACGGCAGGAAGATTCTTACGCGCAGTTCCAGGTTTCGACTAATGAATACAAGGACAAGTCGTTGAGCCTGAATTTTGTAAACTCGCTATTCTTTCCGCTCATTCTGTTTTTGGTGGGCATCAGTACCATCGTCACGGTCTGGATTGGCGGGCAGGAGGTTATCCGCGGTACTATCACCACGGGCAGCATCGCCGAGTTTCTGATTTACGTTAACCTGCTGACCTGGCCCGTTACGGCGCTGGGCTGGACGTCCTCGCTGGTGCAGCGCGCCGAAGCTTCGCAGGCCCGCATCAACGAGTTTATGGACGTGCACACCGACCTCGTGTCGCGCCAGAACGTAGAGAAACCCATTACCGGCGACATCGTGTTCGACCACGTGTCCTTTACTTACCCCGACACCGGCATCCAGGCCCTGCGCGACGTGAGCTTCCGGGTGCAGCCGGGCCACACGCTGGCCGTGATTGGCAACACGGGCTCGGGCAAAAGCACCATCGCCGCGCTGCTTTGCCGGCTTTACGACGTGAGCAGCGGCGATATTGCCATTGATGGCACCGACGTGCGCGACTACGCCCTGACTTCGCTGCGCGAGCAAATCGGCTACGTGCCGCAAGACGTGTTTCTGTTTTCGGACAGCATTCGGAGCAATATCAACTTCGGCCTCGACCAGCCCGACGAGGAGAAAATGACCCAGGCCGCCCGCGACGCCGACGTGTACGAGAACATCATCCGCTTCCCGGAAGGCTTCGATACGCGGGTAGGCGAGCGCGGCATCACGCTCTCAGGCGGCCAGAAGCAGCGCGTGAGCATGGCCCGCGCCCTGGTTAAGGAGCCCCGCATTCTAATTCTGGACGACTCCCTCTCGGCCGTGGATACCAAGACCGAAAACGCCATCCTCAACAGCCTGCAGCGGGTGATGAAGGACCGCACCAGCCTCATCATCTCGCACCGCGTGTCGTCGGTGAAGCTCGCCGACGAAATTCTGGTGCTCGACGATGGCCAAATTGTGCAGCACGGCACCCACGCCGCCCTCATGGCCGAGGCCAACGGCCTCTACCGCGCCCTCTACGAGCGCCAGCTCCAGACGGAGGAACCTTTGGTTGAGTAA
- a CDS encoding Glu/Leu/Phe/Val dehydrogenase dimerization domain-containing protein → MVLDAPTQASASIFEQVAEFQHEQVVYCHDHETGLKAIIGIHNTVLGPALGGTRLWHYATEAEALHDVLRLSRGMTYKAAISGLNLGGGKAVIIGDIKNKNEALLRKFGRFVNNLNGKYITAEDVNMTTKDMEYIRMETKHVAGLPESMGGSGDPSPVTAFGTYMGMKAAAKKAFGSDSLAGKRVAVQGVGHVGTYLLEYLQKEGADLVLTDYYEERAYAAASRFGARAVGLDEIYDQDVDIYAPCALGATINDDTIGRLKCRVIAGSANNQLENENEHGPELVRRGIVYAPDFLINAGGLINVYAEITGSSREGALTQTEKIYDYTLQVLDKAEQENSHPQAAAIRQAQERIAAVGKVKSTY, encoded by the coding sequence ATGGTACTCGACGCGCCAACCCAGGCATCGGCTTCAATTTTTGAGCAGGTGGCCGAATTTCAGCACGAGCAAGTGGTGTATTGCCACGACCACGAAACCGGCCTCAAGGCCATTATCGGCATCCATAACACCGTCCTCGGGCCGGCGTTGGGGGGCACTCGCCTGTGGCACTACGCCACCGAAGCCGAAGCCCTGCACGACGTGCTGCGCCTGAGCCGCGGCATGACCTACAAGGCCGCCATCTCGGGCCTGAATCTGGGCGGCGGCAAGGCCGTTATCATCGGTGATATTAAGAATAAAAATGAAGCGCTGCTGCGTAAGTTTGGCCGCTTCGTGAACAACTTGAACGGCAAGTACATCACGGCCGAGGATGTGAACATGACCACCAAGGACATGGAGTACATCCGCATGGAAACCAAGCACGTAGCCGGTCTGCCCGAGAGCATGGGCGGCAGCGGCGACCCCTCACCCGTAACAGCCTTCGGCACTTACATGGGCATGAAGGCGGCCGCCAAGAAAGCCTTTGGCTCGGACAGCCTCGCCGGCAAGCGCGTGGCCGTGCAGGGGGTAGGGCACGTGGGCACGTATTTGCTCGAATACTTGCAGAAAGAAGGCGCGGATTTGGTGCTGACCGACTACTACGAGGAGCGCGCCTACGCGGCGGCCAGCCGCTTCGGGGCGCGGGCCGTGGGCCTGGATGAGATATATGACCAAGACGTGGACATTTACGCGCCCTGCGCGCTCGGTGCTACGATTAACGACGACACCATCGGCCGGCTCAAGTGCCGCGTCATCGCGGGCTCGGCCAATAATCAATTGGAAAACGAGAACGAGCACGGCCCCGAGCTGGTGCGCCGCGGCATCGTGTACGCGCCGGACTTCCTGATAAATGCGGGCGGCCTCATCAACGTGTACGCTGAAATAACGGGTAGCAGCCGCGAGGGCGCGCTCACCCAGACCGAGAAAATATACGACTACACCCTGCAAGTGCTTGATAAAGCCGAGCAGGAAAACAGCCACCCCCAGGCGGCTGCCATTCGCCAGGCCCAGGAGCGCATCGCCGCCGTGGGCAAGGTTAAATCGACGTATTAA
- the nusB gene encoding transcription antitermination factor NusB: MQALYAYQQAVAADLLLAQDRIAAAFEPDLMADKAPDRRLLEGQRKLGEAQLREWHRTGEMPESGSDDQEVASAVQSAVEYYQKQVQKEAGFYGGQLLHGAESIHDQYLHLLNLPPALLQIITEDNEREARRFTGPRFEAAGTARLFDNAAFAKLRENEQLLQTTIRRKLQWDDAEELEALREAWQKEIKPNETVQAYLAGKNTGLAETDYDTDMELLRHLYKEFVFKGEALPRWLESNDLNWEENRPIVRNLVLKTLKMLPYPADEKQELMNLSANWQDDRDFAETLYKQTLADDAKSEKLISDSTPNWDVERVALLDKIILKMALCEMQLFRGIPVKVTINEYIEISKLYSTPKSKQFVNGVLDKLAQDLAASGEIRKSGRGLLDNQ, encoded by the coding sequence ATGCAGGCGCTTTACGCCTATCAGCAAGCGGTCGCGGCCGATTTGCTGCTGGCGCAGGACCGCATTGCGGCAGCTTTTGAGCCCGACCTGATGGCCGATAAGGCCCCCGACCGCCGCCTGCTCGAAGGCCAGCGCAAGCTGGGCGAGGCGCAGTTGCGCGAGTGGCACCGCACCGGCGAAATGCCCGAATCGGGCTCCGACGACCAGGAAGTGGCCAGCGCCGTGCAGTCGGCCGTGGAGTATTATCAAAAGCAGGTGCAAAAGGAGGCCGGCTTCTACGGCGGGCAGCTGCTGCACGGGGCCGAAAGCATTCACGACCAGTATTTGCACCTGCTAAACCTGCCGCCGGCGCTGCTGCAAATTATTACGGAGGATAATGAGCGCGAGGCGCGGCGCTTCACCGGCCCACGCTTTGAGGCGGCGGGTACGGCCCGGCTCTTCGATAACGCGGCCTTCGCCAAGCTGCGCGAGAACGAGCAGCTGCTGCAAACTACCATTCGGCGCAAGCTGCAATGGGATGATGCCGAGGAACTGGAAGCCCTGCGCGAAGCCTGGCAGAAGGAAATCAAGCCCAACGAAACCGTGCAGGCTTACTTGGCCGGCAAGAACACGGGCCTGGCCGAAACCGACTACGATACCGATATGGAGCTGCTGCGGCACCTCTACAAGGAGTTCGTATTCAAGGGCGAAGCCCTACCCCGCTGGCTGGAAAGCAACGACCTGAACTGGGAGGAAAACCGGCCCATTGTGCGCAACCTGGTGCTTAAAACGCTCAAGATGCTGCCCTACCCCGCCGATGAGAAGCAGGAGCTAATGAACCTGAGCGCCAATTGGCAGGATGACCGCGACTTCGCCGAAACGCTCTATAAGCAAACTCTGGCTGATGATGCGAAGTCGGAAAAACTCATCTCCGACTCGACGCCCAACTGGGATGTGGAGCGGGTAGCTTTGCTGGATAAAATTATTCTCAAGATGGCCCTTTGCGAGATGCAGCTCTTCCGCGGCATTCCGGTGAAAGTGACCATCAACGAGTACATCGAAATCAGCAAGCTTTACAGTACCCCCAAGAGCAAACAATTCGTAAATGGGGTACTCGATAAACTGGCCCAGGACCTGGCTGCCAGCGGCGAAATCCGCAAATCGGGCCGCGGTCTACTCGACAATCAGTAA
- the coaE gene encoding dephospho-CoA kinase (Dephospho-CoA kinase (CoaE) performs the final step in coenzyme A biosynthesis.), with the protein MLRIGITGGIGSGKSVVASVFAALGAPVYDSDGRAKWLMAHDTRLREQLRAAFGAEAYDAAGQLNRPYLARVAFNDAAQLARLNALVHPCVGKDFAAWSAAQAAASRPYLLKEAALLYESGAYRGLDGIIAVFAPAGVRVARVRQRDVHRSAAEVEAIMAKQLSEEEMLARADYVIYNDDSQLVLPQVLALDKQFRRKNLE; encoded by the coding sequence ATGCTTCGCATCGGCATTACCGGCGGCATTGGCTCGGGTAAAAGTGTGGTAGCCAGCGTATTTGCTGCGCTGGGCGCACCCGTGTATGACTCCGACGGCCGGGCAAAGTGGCTGATGGCCCACGATACCAGGCTGCGCGAGCAGCTGCGCGCCGCCTTCGGGGCCGAAGCTTATGACGCGGCCGGGCAGCTCAACCGGCCCTACCTGGCGCGGGTGGCTTTTAATGACGCGGCCCAGCTGGCGCGGCTCAACGCCCTGGTGCACCCGTGCGTGGGCAAGGATTTTGCGGCTTGGTCGGCGGCTCAGGCAGCGGCCAGCCGGCCCTACTTGCTCAAGGAAGCCGCCTTGCTCTATGAGTCGGGGGCCTACCGCGGGCTCGATGGCATCATCGCGGTATTTGCGCCGGCCGGTGTGCGCGTGGCGCGCGTGCGCCAGCGCGATGTCCACCGCTCGGCGGCCGAGGTAGAGGCGATTATGGCCAAGCAACTGAGCGAGGAAGAAATGCTGGCGCGCGCCGACTACGTGATATACAACGACGACTCGCAGCTGGTGCTACCCCAGGTGCTGGCCCTTGACAAGCAATTTAGAAGGAAGAATTTGGAATGA